The Nocardia terpenica genome has a segment encoding these proteins:
- a CDS encoding GTP-binding protein yields the protein MPETPSAAPLAASVKILIAGGFGVGKTTMVSSLSEITPLRTEELITELSTGIDDLSGVEGKKTTTVALDFGRITIDENLVLYLFGTPGQDRFWFLWDELARGALGAIVIADTRRLENSFAAIDFFERRGLTFAVAVNCFDDAPVYTNEEVRDALDLEARVPVILCDARDRASCKTVLMTLVEHLIVRATTTAV from the coding sequence GTGCCTGAAACGCCTTCCGCGGCTCCGCTAGCCGCCTCGGTCAAGATCCTCATCGCCGGCGGGTTCGGCGTCGGCAAGACCACCATGGTGTCCTCGCTCAGCGAGATCACGCCGCTGCGCACCGAGGAGCTCATCACCGAGCTCTCCACCGGGATCGACGACCTGTCGGGGGTCGAGGGCAAGAAGACCACCACGGTGGCGCTCGATTTCGGCCGCATCACGATCGACGAGAATCTGGTGCTGTACCTGTTCGGCACGCCCGGTCAGGACCGGTTCTGGTTCCTGTGGGACGAATTGGCGCGCGGCGCGCTGGGGGCGATCGTCATCGCCGATACCCGCAGGCTGGAGAACTCCTTCGCCGCCATCGATTTCTTCGAGCGGCGCGGGCTGACCTTCGCGGTCGCGGTCAACTGCTTCGACGACGCACCGGTGTACACCAACGAGGAGGTCCGCGACGCATTGGACCTGGAGGCCCGCGTCCCGGTCATCCTCTGCGACGCCCGCGACCGCGCATCGTGCAAGACGGTGCTGATGACGCTGGTGGAGCATTTGATCGTGCGGGCGACCACTACGGCCGTCTGA
- a CDS encoding KasA/KasB family beta-ketoacyl-ACP synthase: MGVTTASQTRRNVVVTGMTATTCLAPDLDGTWSGLLAGESGIGPLDDDFVTEYDLPVRIGGKLKQRPGEHLSRIEQRRHSYVQQLALVLSRQLWGAAGKPDVDGERLGVAVGTGLGGGDAFLTAVDAMRAGGYRKVPPLTVPMVMPNGPAARVGLEFGAKAGVYAPTSACSSGAEAIAHAWRLIATGEADVVIAGGVEGYIEAIPIASFAMMRATSTRNDEPTRASRPFDRDRDGFVFGEAGALLVLESEEFALARRAEILGRVLGAGITSDGYHITGTEPEGAGAARAMRKAIEAAGLTPADITHINAHATSTPVGDASEANAIAAVAEHASVYAPKSALGHSIGAVGALEAILTLCTLRDQIVPPTLNFDNPDPGVDLDIVHGQARPQSISHALSNSFGFGGHNVTLAFGRP; the protein is encoded by the coding sequence ATGGGTGTAACAACTGCTTCACAAACGCGCCGGAACGTGGTCGTCACCGGCATGACCGCCACCACGTGCCTGGCCCCCGACCTGGACGGCACCTGGTCGGGCCTGCTCGCGGGGGAGAGCGGAATCGGGCCGCTCGACGATGATTTCGTCACCGAGTACGACCTGCCGGTCCGCATCGGCGGCAAGCTGAAGCAGCGTCCGGGCGAGCACCTGTCCCGCATCGAACAGCGGCGGCACTCCTACGTGCAGCAGCTGGCGCTGGTGCTGAGCCGTCAGCTGTGGGGGGCGGCGGGCAAGCCCGACGTGGACGGCGAGCGGCTGGGTGTCGCGGTCGGCACCGGACTCGGCGGCGGCGACGCGTTTCTCACCGCGGTCGACGCCATGCGCGCGGGTGGTTATCGCAAGGTGCCGCCGCTGACCGTGCCGATGGTCATGCCCAACGGCCCGGCCGCGCGGGTCGGTCTCGAATTCGGGGCCAAGGCCGGTGTGTACGCGCCGACCTCGGCGTGTTCCTCGGGTGCGGAGGCGATCGCGCACGCGTGGCGGCTCATCGCCACCGGCGAGGCGGATGTGGTGATCGCGGGCGGCGTCGAGGGCTACATCGAGGCGATCCCGATCGCGAGCTTCGCCATGATGCGCGCGACCAGCACCCGTAACGACGAACCCACCCGTGCCTCACGGCCTTTCGACCGCGACCGCGACGGCTTCGTCTTCGGCGAGGCGGGTGCGCTGCTGGTCCTGGAGTCGGAGGAGTTCGCCCTGGCCCGCCGCGCCGAGATCCTGGGCCGGGTGCTGGGGGCGGGCATCACCTCCGACGGCTACCACATCACCGGCACCGAACCCGAGGGCGCGGGCGCGGCGCGGGCCATGCGCAAGGCGATCGAGGCCGCGGGGCTGACCCCCGCCGACATCACCCACATCAACGCGCACGCCACCTCCACGCCCGTCGGCGACGCGTCGGAGGCGAATGCCATTGCGGCCGTGGCCGAACACGCCTCGGTGTACGCGCCGAAGTCGGCGCTGGGGCATTCCATCGGCGCGGTCGGCGCGCTGGAGGCCATCCTCACCCTGTGCACACTGCGCGACCAGATCGTGCCGCCCACACTCAATTTCGACAATCCGGACCCCGGCGTGGACCTCGACATCGTGCACGGACAGGCGCGCCCCCAGTCGATCTCCCACGCCCTGAGCAATTCCTTCGGCTTCGGAGGACACAACGTCACCCTCGCCTTCGGCCGCCCCTGA
- a CDS encoding sensor histidine kinase: MLRARLGIRTRILAIALVPSLALLVIGVGATGYLVNEGQDAKAWASVLENANSQVREMIASVEQERLLSLWQLAGEQPDPVGLGAARQRLDSALRELAPVEARLNSVGRAKMSYDLGSFDTLKQQLPTLRGGIDSGTISIPDAYSAYTRILQGVALGTQIVARNAPDAAIATELDGALRVLRAMEAMSRTSALTAAAVNGTGLPPALSAEYRNLVGYFRIEIPQLAGDLGGDQGARVKSVLDSSSWQQLGVMEDYVIHPPAPAKSGAAPSLPISIAEWRTAADTLNRHMLELWEVQNQHADHVAVDDASTTARNSILAGLGVLVLSAAAFLVALWLANRLIGRLRRLRTETLALAEVRLPDIMRRLTAGEKVDPETEAAHLDFGHDEIGSVAKAFNRAHTAAVAAAVTEARTRQGVRAVFLNIAHRSQIVVHRQLEILDEAESRQEDPTLLDTFFKLDHLATRERRNAENLIILGGGQPGRQWRRPVPLVELVRSSVGETLDYARVRTSRLPQVHIVGTVVADLIHLLAELVDNATSFSPPQSRVDITGNQVGKGVVIEIGDQGMGMPDEELERANDMLRHPPDFGVAELSANSRLGLFVVAQLSARHGISVRLSESDYGGIRAIVLIPTALIATDTPVADHLPDRLPGRRPEPPATGELPSLPAGSPTPAPIALATLPPPRPAMTGDVQRPAIARPEPGNGRPPLPRRRRQASLAPGLADRPAPETGPQRTRSAEQARDLMSAIENGTRQGRRANPEPATTVTPDEQEGEGDLFQRR; the protein is encoded by the coding sequence ATGTTGAGAGCGAGGCTCGGTATCCGGACCCGCATTCTGGCGATCGCACTCGTTCCGAGCCTGGCTCTGCTCGTGATCGGTGTGGGCGCCACGGGTTATCTGGTGAACGAGGGCCAGGACGCCAAGGCATGGGCCTCGGTCCTGGAGAACGCCAACTCCCAAGTGCGCGAGATGATCGCGTCGGTCGAGCAGGAGCGGCTGCTGTCGCTGTGGCAGCTCGCCGGTGAGCAGCCCGACCCGGTCGGCCTGGGCGCGGCCCGCCAGCGCCTGGACAGCGCCCTGCGCGAGCTGGCCCCGGTCGAGGCCCGGCTCAACAGCGTCGGCCGCGCCAAGATGAGTTACGACCTCGGCAGTTTCGACACCCTCAAGCAGCAGCTGCCCACCCTGCGCGGCGGCATCGACTCCGGCACCATCTCGATTCCCGACGCCTACTCCGCCTACACCAGGATCTTGCAGGGCGTCGCCCTCGGCACCCAGATCGTGGCCCGCAACGCACCCGACGCCGCCATCGCCACCGAGCTCGACGGCGCGCTGCGCGTGCTGCGCGCCATGGAGGCGATGTCGAGGACCTCGGCGCTCACCGCGGCCGCCGTCAACGGCACCGGCCTGCCGCCCGCGCTGTCGGCGGAGTACCGGAACCTGGTCGGCTACTTCCGCATCGAAATACCGCAGCTGGCAGGCGATCTCGGCGGCGATCAGGGCGCGCGCGTCAAGTCGGTGCTGGACTCGTCGAGCTGGCAGCAGCTGGGCGTGATGGAGGACTACGTCATCCATCCCCCGGCGCCCGCGAAATCCGGTGCGGCCCCGTCGCTTCCGATCAGCATCGCCGAATGGCGCACCGCCGCCGACACTCTCAACCGGCACATGCTGGAGCTGTGGGAGGTGCAGAACCAGCACGCCGACCATGTCGCCGTCGACGACGCCTCCACGACCGCCCGCAACTCGATCCTCGCGGGCCTGGGTGTGCTGGTGCTGTCGGCGGCCGCGTTCCTGGTCGCGCTGTGGCTGGCCAACCGGCTCATCGGGCGGCTGCGGCGGCTGCGCACCGAAACCCTGGCGCTGGCCGAGGTGCGGCTGCCCGACATCATGCGCCGGCTCACCGCGGGCGAGAAGGTCGACCCGGAGACCGAGGCCGCGCACCTGGACTTCGGACACGACGAGATCGGTTCGGTGGCAAAGGCGTTCAACCGCGCCCACACCGCGGCCGTCGCCGCCGCCGTCACCGAGGCCCGCACCCGGCAGGGCGTGCGCGCGGTGTTCCTCAATATCGCGCACCGCAGCCAGATCGTGGTGCACCGGCAGCTGGAGATCCTGGACGAGGCCGAATCCCGGCAGGAGGATCCGACGCTGCTGGACACCTTCTTCAAGCTCGACCACCTCGCCACCCGGGAGCGGCGCAACGCCGAGAACCTGATCATCCTCGGCGGCGGGCAGCCGGGGCGGCAGTGGCGGCGGCCGGTGCCGCTGGTGGAGCTGGTGCGCAGCTCGGTCGGCGAGACCCTGGACTACGCGCGGGTGCGCACCTCGCGGCTGCCGCAGGTGCACATCGTCGGCACGGTGGTCGCCGACCTCATCCACCTGCTCGCCGAACTGGTCGACAACGCCACCTCGTTCTCGCCGCCGCAGTCGCGGGTCGACATCACCGGTAACCAGGTCGGCAAGGGCGTCGTGATCGAGATCGGCGACCAGGGCATGGGCATGCCCGACGAGGAGCTCGAGCGCGCCAACGACATGCTGCGCCACCCACCGGATTTCGGTGTCGCCGAGCTGTCCGCCAACTCCCGGCTCGGCCTGTTCGTGGTCGCGCAGCTCAGCGCCCGGCACGGCATCTCGGTGCGGCTGTCGGAATCCGACTACGGCGGCATCCGCGCGATCGTGCTGATCCCCACCGCGCTGATCGCCACCGATACCCCGGTCGCCGACCACCTGCCCGATCGGCTGCCCGGCCGCCGCCCGGAGCCCCCGGCGACCGGTGAACTGCCGAGCCTGCCCGCCGGTTCGCCCACGCCCGCCCCGATCGCGCTGGCGACGCTGCCGCCGCCCCGCCCGGCCATGACCGGGGATGTGCAGCGCCCCGCGATCGCGCGCCCGGAGCCCGGGAACGGGCGGCCGCCGCTGCCCCGGCGCCGCCGCCAGGCCAGTCTCGCCCCGGGACTGGCCGACCGGCCCGCCCCCGAAACCGGCCCGCAGCGGACACGCTCGGCGGAGCAGGCGCGAGATCTGATGTCCGCCATAGAGAATGGGACGCGACAGGGACGCCGGGCCAATCCGGAGCCCGCGACCACCGTCACACCGGATGAACAGGAAGGCGAAGGTGACCTCTTCCAACGCAGGTGA
- a CDS encoding ArsR/SmtB family transcription factor: MAPTLHSDALSRFGHALSDPTRTRILLALREAPGYPSELAEQIGVSRQILSNHLACLRGCGLVVAVPQGRRSRYELADRRIGHALADLLGLVLAVDPACCPTAADGCC, encoded by the coding sequence GTGGCACCCACCCTGCACAGCGACGCGCTGTCCCGCTTCGGCCATGCGCTGTCCGACCCCACCCGGACCCGCATCCTGCTGGCCCTGCGCGAGGCGCCCGGCTACCCGTCCGAGTTGGCCGAGCAGATCGGGGTCTCGCGCCAGATCCTGTCCAATCATCTGGCCTGCCTGCGCGGCTGCGGGCTGGTGGTGGCGGTGCCGCAGGGGCGGCGCAGCCGCTACGAGCTGGCGGACCGCCGGATCGGGCACGCGCTGGCCGACCTGCTGGGCCTGGTGCTGGCCGTCGACCCGGCCTGCTGCCCCACCGCGGCGGACGGGTGCTGCTGA
- a CDS encoding bifunctional S-methyl-5-thioribose-1-phosphate isomerase/methylthioribulose 1-phosphate dehydratase, with translation MSESSIAWVDGALVILDQRVLPHEVRELRITTVDQVIDAIKTLAVRGAPAIGVSGAFGVVLAAFAHPGDSAKVEAEAERIASARPTAVNLAWGVRRALTRLPEGAPAVLDEALAMLEEDGRVNRAAATHAADLIQRLCPDRPLRILTHCNTGRLATAAFGTALGAVRVLAARDAVETVLVDETRPLLQGARLTAWELAEAGIPHRLTIDSAAAWAMSTGQVDCVVVGADRITADGSVANKIGTYALAIAAHHHGIPFVVVAPESTRDPKTATGGEIVVEQRTADEITQLRGVATAPAGTAVFNPAFDVTPPDLVTAVVTEHGIVSGTANAAAAEEDSGARRNSARSAENGRGEAAERIAETARGLYARGWMPGTAGNISVRAGDTAVVTGSGLSKGELTAADMVTVNIADSQPVSGTRRPSAETAIHTAVYRATGADAVVHVHPPHATARSVGARESLRFSGYELIKGLRASETIDIPVFANHADVPRIGADIERYLTEHPDAPPVLFIAGHGITAWGADLAQARDRAECLEAMCELVTLTGRREIEEDPK, from the coding sequence ATGAGTGAGAGTTCGATCGCGTGGGTGGATGGCGCGCTGGTCATTCTCGATCAGCGGGTGCTGCCGCACGAGGTGCGGGAGTTGCGGATCACGACCGTTGACCAGGTTATCGACGCGATCAAGACGCTGGCCGTGCGCGGCGCCCCGGCGATCGGGGTGTCGGGGGCGTTCGGGGTGGTACTGGCCGCCTTCGCGCATCCCGGCGACAGCGCGAAGGTCGAGGCGGAGGCCGAACGGATCGCCTCGGCCCGGCCGACCGCGGTGAATCTGGCCTGGGGCGTGCGGCGGGCGCTGACGCGACTGCCCGAGGGCGCCCCGGCCGTGCTGGACGAGGCGCTGGCCATGCTCGAGGAGGACGGCCGGGTGAACCGGGCCGCCGCCACCCACGCCGCCGACCTGATCCAGCGGCTGTGCCCGGACCGCCCGCTGCGCATCCTCACCCACTGCAATACCGGGCGGCTGGCCACCGCCGCCTTCGGCACCGCCCTGGGCGCGGTGCGGGTGCTCGCGGCGCGCGACGCCGTCGAGACGGTCCTGGTCGACGAGACCCGGCCGCTGCTGCAGGGCGCTCGCCTGACCGCCTGGGAGCTGGCCGAGGCCGGGATCCCGCACCGGCTGACCATCGATTCCGCGGCGGCGTGGGCGATGTCGACCGGGCAGGTGGACTGCGTCGTCGTCGGCGCGGACCGCATCACCGCCGACGGTTCGGTGGCCAATAAGATCGGCACCTACGCCCTGGCCATCGCGGCGCACCACCACGGGATTCCGTTCGTCGTCGTCGCACCCGAGTCCACGCGCGATCCGAAGACCGCGACCGGCGGCGAGATCGTGGTGGAGCAGCGGACGGCCGACGAGATCACCCAGCTGCGCGGCGTCGCCACCGCCCCGGCGGGCACCGCGGTCTTCAACCCCGCCTTCGATGTCACCCCGCCGGACCTGGTGACCGCGGTGGTCACCGAGCACGGCATCGTCTCGGGCACGGCGAATGCGGCTGCCGCCGAGGAAGATTCCGGCGCCAGGCGCAATTCTGCACGGAGTGCCGAAAACGGCCGTGGCGAGGCCGCCGAACGCATTGCCGAGACCGCCCGCGGGCTCTACGCGCGCGGCTGGATGCCGGGCACGGCGGGCAATATCTCCGTGCGGGCCGGGGACACCGCGGTCGTCACCGGCAGCGGGCTGTCGAAGGGCGAGCTGACCGCCGCCGATATGGTCACCGTGAATATCGCCGACTCGCAACCGGTTTCGGGGACCAGGCGCCCGTCGGCGGAGACCGCCATCCACACCGCCGTCTACCGCGCGACCGGAGCGGACGCCGTCGTGCACGTGCACCCGCCGCATGCCACCGCCCGGTCCGTGGGCGCGCGAGAGTCGTTGCGGTTCAGCGGCTACGAGCTCATCAAGGGATTGCGGGCGAGCGAAACCATTGACATCCCGGTATTCGCCAATCACGCTGACGTTCCGCGCATCGGTGCCGATATCGAGCGCTATCTGACCGAGCATCCGGATGCGCCGCCGGTGCTGTTCATCGCCGGGCACGGCATCACGGCGTGGGGCGCGGACCTCGCGCAGGCGCGCGACCGCGCCGAATGCCTGGAGGCGATGTGCGAACTGGTGACGCTCACCGGTCGCCGCGAGATCGAGGAGGACCCGAAATGA
- a CDS encoding roadblock/LC7 domain-containing protein: MTSSNAGDLNWLLDDLVDRLAGVRYAVVHSTDGLLLGRSTTMSREDAEHFGAMSATLYGLARSAGSRFDGGSVRQAVIELDRAVLFVTAAGDNACIALQATENANLGMVAYEMNLTVQRVGTYLSTDARSGLAEQVEHRLS; the protein is encoded by the coding sequence GTGACCTCTTCCAACGCAGGTGATCTCAACTGGCTGCTCGACGATCTCGTCGACCGCCTGGCCGGGGTGCGGTACGCGGTGGTGCATTCCACCGACGGACTGCTGCTGGGCCGGTCCACCACCATGAGCCGGGAGGATGCCGAACATTTCGGCGCCATGTCCGCGACGCTGTACGGGCTGGCCCGCAGCGCCGGCAGCCGCTTCGACGGCGGGTCGGTGCGGCAGGCGGTGATCGAGCTCGATCGGGCGGTGCTGTTCGTCACCGCCGCCGGCGACAACGCGTGCATCGCGCTGCAGGCCACCGAGAATGCCAACCTCGGCATGGTCGCCTACGAGATGAACCTGACCGTGCAGCGCGTCGGCACCTACCTGTCCACCGATGCCCGTAGCGGACTCGCGGAACAGGTGGAGCACCGATTGTCATGA
- the mtnC gene encoding acireductone synthase: MIAAIVVDIEGTTSPTSSVREDLYGYTRERLPQWLAENRGGPAEAVIAGTRELAGRPDADPAEVAEILRGWLNSDVKAEPLKTAQGLICAEGFRSGALHGEFFPDAPPALRAWHAAGIALYVYSSGSVRNQQDWFAHARDGDLAALISGWFDLTTAGAKREASSYEKIAGAIGVPAEKILFLSDHPDELDAAVAAGWSAIGVTRPGEPNSPRPPHKWISTFEDVKDL; this comes from the coding sequence ATGATCGCCGCCATCGTCGTCGACATCGAGGGCACCACCAGCCCGACCAGCTCCGTGCGCGAGGACCTCTACGGATACACGCGGGAACGGTTGCCGCAGTGGCTGGCCGAGAATCGAGGCGGCCCGGCCGAGGCGGTGATCGCGGGCACCCGCGAGTTGGCCGGGCGGCCCGACGCCGACCCGGCCGAGGTCGCCGAGATCCTGCGCGGCTGGCTGAATTCCGATGTGAAGGCCGAGCCGCTGAAGACCGCGCAGGGCCTGATCTGCGCCGAGGGCTTCCGCAGCGGCGCCCTGCACGGGGAGTTCTTCCCCGACGCCCCACCGGCGCTGCGCGCCTGGCACGCGGCCGGAATAGCGCTGTACGTGTACTCGTCGGGTTCGGTGCGCAATCAACAGGATTGGTTCGCCCACGCCCGCGACGGCGACCTCGCCGCCCTGATCAGCGGCTGGTTCGACCTCACCACCGCCGGCGCCAAGCGCGAGGCATCGTCCTACGAGAAGATCGCCGGAGCCATCGGCGTCCCCGCGGAGAAGATCCTGTTCCTGTCCGACCACCCGGACGAACTCGACGCCGCCGTCGCCGCGGGCTGGTCCGCGATCGGCGTCACCCGCCCCGGCGAACCGAATTCCCCACGGCCACCGCACAAGTGGATCAGCACGTTCGAAGACGTGAAAGACCTGTAA
- a CDS encoding DUF742 domain-containing protein — protein sequence MTHFGQPWFDDAAGPLVRPYAVTRGRTMGAGHDLDMLTLVATVEAPPPLRRAEPEYAEIVRLCRYPQSVAEVSAALTLPLAVTKILVGDLIGEGHLNFRAPARTDDAGPGDLTVLRAVLDGIRKL from the coding sequence ATGACGCACTTCGGTCAACCGTGGTTCGACGACGCGGCTGGCCCGCTGGTCCGCCCGTACGCCGTGACACGGGGCCGCACCATGGGGGCGGGACACGATCTGGATATGCTGACCCTGGTGGCGACGGTCGAGGCCCCGCCACCGCTGCGGAGGGCGGAGCCGGAATACGCGGAAATCGTTCGGCTGTGCCGATATCCGCAATCGGTGGCCGAGGTGTCCGCCGCCCTGACTCTGCCCCTCGCCGTGACCAAGATCCTTGTGGGTGATTTGATCGGTGAGGGGCACTTGAACTTCCGGGCACCGGCCCGAACCGACGACGCCGGCCCCGGCGACCTGACCGTCCTGCGAGCTGTACTCGATGGAATCCGAAAGCTGTAG
- a CDS encoding cation transporter: MMVELGMPPRQHDSRRAVLARRIRLLVAATIAYNVAEALVGLAEGARVSSTALVGFGLDSLIEVSSAAAVAWQFAGTDPAARERITLRAISFSFFALAAYVTAEAVHGLITGETPGRSPVGIGLAATSLVVMPVLSRAQRRAGRELGSRSAVADSKQTLLCTYLSAVVLLGLLLDSLLGWSWADPAAALVVAALAVREGVAARRGDTCCD, from the coding sequence CTGATGGTCGAGCTGGGAATGCCGCCGCGGCAGCACGATTCGCGGCGCGCGGTGCTCGCCCGCCGGATTCGGCTGCTGGTGGCGGCGACCATCGCCTACAACGTGGCGGAGGCGCTGGTCGGCCTGGCCGAGGGCGCGCGGGTATCGTCCACGGCCCTGGTGGGTTTCGGGCTCGATTCGCTCATCGAGGTGTCCTCGGCCGCCGCCGTCGCCTGGCAGTTCGCCGGGACCGATCCCGCGGCGCGCGAGCGAATCACGCTGCGCGCCATCTCCTTCTCGTTCTTCGCCCTGGCCGCCTACGTCACCGCCGAGGCCGTGCACGGGCTGATCACCGGCGAGACCCCCGGCCGCTCCCCCGTCGGAATCGGCCTGGCCGCAACGAGTCTGGTCGTCATGCCGGTGCTGTCGCGGGCGCAGCGCCGGGCCGGGCGCGAGCTCGGCTCCCGGTCGGCGGTCGCGGATTCCAAGCAGACCCTGCTGTGCACCTACCTGTCCGCGGTGGTGCTGCTGGGGCTGCTCCTGGACAGCCTGCTGGGCTGGTCCTGGGCCGACCCGGCGGCCGCGCTCGTGGTCGCCGCGCTCGCGGTGCGCGAGGGCGTCGCGGCCCGGCGCGGCGACACCTGCTGCGATTGA
- a CDS encoding 1,2-dihydroxy-3-keto-5-methylthiopentene dioxygenase gives MTLLQVMSDADAGDVRLRTADAAVIGAELNKRGIVFDRWPAASDPAASTEAILTEYDGHIGELNADGRYKHIDVARIHPDDSDPEWPAKAKGAREKFLAEHRHAEDEVRFFVAGRGCFYLHLDGEVLAIVCEGGDLVSVPAGTRHWFDMGSRPDFLAVRFFEEEDGWIGDFTGNTIGERFPTLDELLVA, from the coding sequence ATGACCCTGCTGCAGGTGATGTCCGATGCCGACGCGGGCGACGTGCGGCTGCGCACCGCCGACGCCGCCGTCATCGGCGCCGAGCTGAACAAGCGCGGCATCGTCTTCGACCGCTGGCCCGCCGCGTCCGACCCGGCCGCGAGCACCGAGGCCATCCTCACCGAATACGACGGCCACATCGGCGAATTGAACGCCGACGGCCGGTACAAACACATCGATGTCGCCCGCATCCACCCCGACGACAGCGATCCGGAATGGCCCGCGAAGGCGAAGGGCGCGCGCGAGAAATTCCTCGCCGAACACCGCCACGCCGAGGACGAGGTGCGCTTCTTCGTCGCGGGCCGCGGCTGCTTCTACCTGCACCTGGACGGCGAGGTGCTGGCGATCGTCTGCGAGGGCGGCGATCTGGTGTCGGTGCCCGCGGGCACGCGGCACTGGTTCGACATGGGCAGCCGCCCCGACTTCCTGGCGGTGCGCTTCTTCGAGGAAGAAGACGGCTGGATCGGCGATTTCACCGGCAACACCATCGGCGAGCGTTTCCCGACGCTGGACGAACTGCTGGTCGCATGA